Proteins encoded in a region of the Pseudomonas sp. PDNC002 genome:
- a CDS encoding YdbL family protein produces the protein MRLHRKLGVALVALCLSLPVMAMSLEHAMSALGGAKSQGLVGEQTDGYLGVVKNGGEAADIAAQINAARRAEYQKVAGQSGAKLADVEALAGKKAIERTPSGQYVQVNGQWVRK, from the coding sequence ATGAGATTGCACCGCAAACTGGGCGTCGCGCTGGTCGCCCTCTGCCTGAGCCTGCCGGTCATGGCGATGAGCCTGGAGCATGCGATGTCCGCCTTGGGCGGCGCCAAGTCCCAGGGTTTGGTCGGCGAACAGACCGACGGCTACCTGGGCGTCGTGAAGAATGGTGGCGAAGCTGCCGATATCGCTGCGCAGATCAACGCCGCGCGTCGCGCCGAATACCAGAAGGTTGCCGGGCAGAGCGGCGCCAAGCTCGCTGACGTCGAAGCGCTGGCTGGCAAGAAGGCGATCGAACGTACGCCTTCGGGTCAGTACGTGCAGGTCAATGGCCAGTGGGTGCGCAAGTAA
- the alr gene encoding alanine racemase translates to MRPARALIDLAALRHNYRLAREVTGARALAVVKADAYGHGAVVCARALEGEADGFAVACIEEALELREAGIRAPILLLEGFFEASELELIDAHDFWCVVHSAWQLEAIERARPSKPLTVWLKMDSGMHRVGFFPQDYAAALARLKALPHVAKVVLMSHFSRADELDCARTEEQVAAFQAVREAAGQGHEISLRNSPGILGWSEVPSDWVRPGIMLYGATPFEQAHPLAGQLRPVMTLESQVISIRELPAGEPVGYGARFIADRPVRVGVVAMGYADGYPRHAPDGTPVFIDGKPSRIIGRVSMDMLTVDLTDLPQAGLGSRVELWGPNVPASQLASLCGSIPYQLFCNLKRVPRVYNGE, encoded by the coding sequence ATGCGTCCCGCCCGTGCCCTGATCGATCTCGCCGCCCTGCGCCACAACTACCGCCTGGCCCGTGAAGTCACCGGCGCGCGAGCGCTGGCCGTGGTCAAGGCCGACGCCTACGGCCACGGTGCAGTGGTCTGCGCCCGCGCCCTGGAAGGCGAGGCTGACGGCTTCGCCGTGGCGTGCATCGAGGAAGCGCTGGAGCTGCGCGAAGCCGGCATCCGCGCGCCGATCCTGCTGCTCGAAGGTTTCTTCGAGGCCAGCGAGCTGGAGCTGATCGACGCCCATGATTTCTGGTGCGTGGTGCACTCGGCCTGGCAGTTGGAAGCCATCGAGCGCGCGCGCCCGAGCAAGCCGCTGACCGTCTGGTTGAAGATGGACTCGGGCATGCACCGCGTCGGCTTCTTCCCGCAGGACTACGCCGCCGCGCTGGCGCGCCTGAAGGCGCTGCCCCACGTGGCCAAGGTCGTGCTGATGAGCCACTTCTCCCGCGCTGACGAACTGGACTGTGCCCGCACCGAAGAGCAGGTCGCCGCCTTCCAGGCCGTGCGCGAAGCCGCAGGCCAGGGCCATGAGATCAGCCTGCGCAACTCCCCCGGCATCCTCGGCTGGTCCGAAGTGCCCAGCGACTGGGTGCGTCCCGGCATCATGCTCTACGGCGCCACTCCGTTCGAGCAGGCCCATCCGTTGGCGGGCCAACTGCGCCCGGTGATGACCCTGGAATCCCAGGTCATCAGCATTCGCGAGCTGCCGGCCGGCGAGCCGGTGGGGTACGGCGCGCGCTTCATCGCCGACCGCCCGGTACGCGTCGGCGTGGTCGCCATGGGTTACGCCGACGGCTATCCGCGCCATGCGCCGGACGGCACGCCGGTGTTCATCGACGGAAAGCCCAGCCGCATCATCGGTCGCGTGTCCATGGACATGCTCACCGTGGACCTGACCGACCTGCCGCAGGCCGGCCTGGGCAGCCGCGTCGAACTCTGGGGCCCGAACGTCCCCGCCAGCCAGCTGGCTTCCCTGTGCGGCAGCATTCCCTACCAGCTGTTCTGCAACCTCAAGCGCGTCCCGCGGGTCTATAACGGCGAGTGA
- a CDS encoding RidA family protein — MAIQRLHTNQRMSQVVVHNGTVYLAGQVADDLTAGVEQQTREVLASIERLLDEAGTDKSRVLSATIYLKDVAADFAGMNGVWDQWVPQGCAPARATVQAALCYPEILVEISIVAALP, encoded by the coding sequence ATGGCCATCCAGCGCCTGCACACTAATCAGCGGATGAGCCAGGTCGTCGTCCACAACGGCACGGTGTACCTCGCCGGCCAGGTGGCGGATGACCTCACCGCTGGTGTCGAGCAACAGACCCGCGAAGTCCTCGCCAGCATCGAGCGCCTGCTCGATGAAGCCGGCACCGACAAGTCGCGTGTCCTCTCGGCAACCATCTACCTGAAGGACGTCGCCGCCGACTTCGCCGGCATGAACGGCGTCTGGGACCAGTGGGTCCCGCAGGGCTGCGCCCCGGCGCGCGCCACCGTCCAGGCGGCGCTGTGCTACCCGGAGATCCTCGTCGAGATCTCCATCGTCGCCGCACTGCCCTGA
- a CDS encoding YnbE family lipoprotein, translating into MRLRAVLPFLLLAGVVQGCTPTVQLAAPKEPININLNVKIEHEIYIKVDKALDGIINENSGLF; encoded by the coding sequence ATGCGCCTTCGCGCCGTTTTACCCTTCCTGCTCCTGGCAGGCGTGGTCCAGGGCTGCACGCCCACCGTGCAACTGGCCGCGCCCAAGGAGCCGATCAACATCAACCTCAACGTGAAGATCGAGCACGAGATCTATATCAAGGTCGACAAGGCGCTCGACGGCATCATCAACGAGAACAGCGGCCTGTTCTAA
- the dadA gene encoding D-amino acid dehydrogenase — MRVLVLGSGVIGTASAYYLARAGFEVVVVDRQPGPALETSFANAGQVSPGYASPWAAPGIPLKAMKWLLQTHAPLAIKLTGDPSQYTWMWQMLRNCNAKSYAVNKERMVRLSEYSRDCLDELRAETGITYEGRSLGTTQLFRTQAQLDSAAKDIAVLESTGVPYEVLDRAGIARVEPALAKVADKLVGALRLPNDQTGDCQMFTTKLAEMAKALGVEFRFGQDIQRLDFAGDRINGVWVDGQLVTADRYVLALGSYSPQMLKPLGIDAPVYPLKGYSLTVPITNPDMAPTSTILDETYKVAITRFDQRIRVGGMAEIAGFDLSLNPRRRATLEMITTDLYPEGGDVSQAEFWTGLRPATPDGTPIVGATRYRNLFLNTGHGTLGWTMACGSGRYLADLMAKKRPQISTEGLDISRYGSISEAQNGHPAPAH, encoded by the coding sequence ATGCGCGTTCTGGTGCTTGGCAGCGGTGTGATCGGTACCGCCAGTGCTTACTATCTCGCCCGTGCCGGCTTCGAAGTGGTCGTCGTCGACCGCCAGCCCGGCCCGGCCCTGGAAACCAGCTTCGCCAACGCCGGCCAGGTGTCGCCTGGCTACGCCTCCCCCTGGGCCGCCCCGGGCATCCCGCTCAAGGCCATGAAATGGCTGCTGCAGACCCACGCCCCGCTGGCCATCAAGCTGACCGGCGACCCCAGCCAGTACACCTGGATGTGGCAGATGCTGCGCAACTGCAACGCCAAGAGCTACGCGGTGAACAAGGAGCGCATGGTGCGTCTGTCCGAGTACAGCCGCGACTGCCTCGACGAGCTGCGCGCCGAGACCGGCATCACCTACGAAGGCCGCTCCCTGGGTACCACCCAGCTGTTCCGCACCCAGGCGCAGCTGGACTCGGCCGCCAAGGACATCGCCGTCCTGGAAAGCACCGGCGTGCCCTATGAAGTGCTCGACCGCGCCGGCATCGCCCGCGTCGAGCCGGCCCTGGCCAAGGTGGCGGACAAGCTGGTCGGCGCTCTGCGTCTGCCCAACGACCAGACCGGCGACTGCCAGATGTTCACCACCAAGCTGGCCGAGATGGCCAAGGCCCTGGGCGTGGAATTCCGCTTCGGCCAGGACATCCAGCGCCTGGACTTCGCTGGCGACCGCATCAACGGCGTCTGGGTCGATGGCCAACTGGTCACCGCCGACCGCTACGTGCTGGCGCTGGGCAGCTACTCGCCGCAGATGCTCAAGCCGCTGGGCATCGACGCCCCGGTCTACCCGCTCAAGGGCTACTCGCTGACCGTGCCGATCACCAACCCGGACATGGCGCCGACCTCGACCATTCTCGACGAGACCTACAAGGTCGCGATCACCCGCTTCGACCAGCGCATCCGCGTCGGCGGCATGGCGGAAATCGCCGGCTTCGATCTGTCGCTGAACCCGCGTCGCCGCGCCACCCTGGAAATGATCACCACCGACCTCTATCCGGAAGGCGGCGATGTCAGCCAGGCGGAATTCTGGACCGGCCTGCGCCCGGCTACCCCGGACGGCACTCCGATCGTCGGCGCTACCCGCTACCGCAACCTGTTCCTCAACACCGGCCACGGCACCCTGGGCTGGACTATGGCTTGCGGCTCGGGTCGCTACCTCGCCGACCTGATGGCCAAGAAGCGTCCGCAGATCAGCACCGAAGGTCTGGATATCTCCCGCTACGGTTCCATTTCGGAGGCTCAGAATGGCCATCCAGCGCCTGCACACTAA
- the dadR gene encoding transcriptional regulator DadR, which translates to MRTQHQSRRELDKIDRNILRILQEEGRISFTELGERVGLSTTPCTERVRRLEREGIIMGYNARLNPQYLKASLLVFVEISLDYKSGDTFEDFRRSVLKLPHVLECHLVSGHFDYLVKARISEMASYRKLLGDILLKLPHVRESKSYIVMEEVKESLTLPIPD; encoded by the coding sequence ATGAGAACCCAGCATCAAAGCCGCCGCGAACTGGACAAGATCGACCGCAACATCCTGCGCATCCTGCAGGAGGAAGGCCGCATCTCCTTCACCGAACTGGGCGAGCGCGTCGGCCTCTCCACCACGCCGTGCACCGAGCGCGTGCGCCGGCTGGAGCGCGAAGGGATCATCATGGGCTACAACGCCCGGCTGAACCCGCAGTACCTCAAGGCCAGCCTGCTGGTGTTCGTCGAAATCAGCCTGGACTACAAGTCCGGCGATACCTTCGAGGACTTCCGCCGCTCGGTGCTCAAGCTGCCCCACGTGCTGGAGTGCCACCTGGTATCGGGTCACTTCGACTACTTGGTGAAGGCGCGCATCTCGGAGATGGCCTCCTACCGCAAGCTGCTGGGCGATATCCTGCTCAAGCTGCCGCACGTGCGCGAATCCAAGAGCTACATCGTGATGGAAGAGGTGAAGGAAAGCCTCACCCTGCCCATCCCCGACTAA
- a CDS encoding YdbH domain-containing protein encodes MPLPRLRTVLLLLLLILALAVGGLWLAVPRLLADAGVSVEQWQGLGFTRQGVTVERMALQRQTPDGSRLAIQLQDLRVGWPERADGRWRLKEFAAGSIDVRQWAGQGAAEDDAAPPDLAQLNRWLALLPGQLALQRVSVELPCAREQRCTLNGSAHWQQIQGGAAALGGELRQGGQQLAFNGLLQPGDGQWRLQLNTYLDNEQLLTLDSSWAPGSRQLSGRIASPAVPPVQAVRNWLGMWLPTPNLPLPVPEAGRLRFSWDVQVAGDSAWPDWPGLRDGRGSADLSLQLPEPWPLPGLGNLQGDLRLIASAIGIGWRPTVVGGDLRLSDLYGDWLQALPVGLRPARLTLHMEPGVDEEAGSVRAELRATGAADLRLRARMALLDAAPLALQLDDAKLEGKVPHLEVAGMRVDDSRLNLSFAGRVDQQSANFAVADGTQLQVGALTGPQSLKASKSSAALGKGTFDLGYAPDTRATLQLNAPLKLAVGELRQPHVKPLSWNAIGTLAASLDSQQFKGRLLNSGGLNADVDLNNSAKQGAALVARHPEFFLRSGNPLEKSLADWPALLSLNNGKASFDLSWRLPPGSSPQSLDLNLRGQGLDGVYDRSEVHGLDLQAKFALKGSQMELQLPQVKVASLNPGVTLGPLSLQGNYKGSLEAPLGGRVDWQQAELALFNGRAWLPAGAVDLSTRGQGLTLKLEGLALETILAAYPAEGLSGTGIIDGNLPLGLHDGKLVIQGGEVAARQPGVLQFRSEKIRSLGQSNPAMQLVATAIDDFRYDKLSSRVDYDESGKLLLALSLSGRNPALEQGRPINLNVNLEENVPKLLTSLQLSDRVSDTIRKRVQERLRNDPAAAP; translated from the coding sequence ATGCCGCTTCCCCGTCTGCGCACCGTCCTCCTGCTGCTGTTGCTGATCCTGGCACTGGCGGTCGGCGGCCTGTGGCTGGCGGTTCCGCGCCTGCTGGCGGATGCCGGTGTGAGCGTCGAGCAATGGCAAGGCCTGGGCTTTACGCGCCAGGGTGTGACGGTGGAGCGGATGGCTCTTCAACGGCAGACGCCGGATGGTTCTCGGTTGGCCATTCAGCTACAGGACCTGCGCGTAGGCTGGCCGGAGCGCGCCGATGGCCGCTGGCGCCTGAAGGAGTTCGCCGCCGGTAGCATCGATGTGCGCCAATGGGCGGGACAGGGCGCGGCGGAAGATGACGCCGCGCCGCCGGACCTTGCGCAGCTCAACCGCTGGCTGGCGCTGCTGCCAGGGCAGTTGGCGCTGCAGCGCGTGTCGGTCGAATTGCCCTGCGCCCGCGAACAGCGCTGCACCCTCAATGGCAGCGCCCACTGGCAGCAGATCCAGGGCGGCGCCGCGGCGCTGGGCGGCGAGCTGCGCCAGGGCGGCCAGCAGCTTGCCTTCAACGGCCTGCTGCAACCGGGCGACGGCCAGTGGCGCCTGCAACTGAACACCTACCTCGACAACGAACAACTGCTCACCCTCGACTCCAGTTGGGCGCCGGGCAGTCGCCAGCTCAGCGGCCGCATTGCCAGCCCGGCGGTGCCACCGGTGCAGGCTGTGCGTAACTGGCTGGGCATGTGGTTGCCGACGCCGAACCTGCCGCTGCCGGTCCCTGAAGCCGGACGGCTGCGCTTCAGCTGGGATGTCCAGGTTGCCGGCGATTCGGCCTGGCCGGATTGGCCGGGGCTGCGCGACGGCCGGGGCAGCGCCGATCTTTCCCTGCAACTGCCGGAGCCCTGGCCGCTGCCGGGCCTTGGCAACCTGCAGGGCGACCTGCGGCTGATCGCCAGCGCGATCGGCATCGGTTGGCGGCCCACGGTGGTCGGCGGCGATCTGCGCCTGTCCGATCTCTACGGTGACTGGTTGCAGGCGCTGCCGGTCGGCTTGCGTCCGGCGCGGCTGACGCTGCACATGGAGCCTGGGGTCGATGAGGAGGCCGGCAGTGTGCGCGCCGAGCTGCGGGCCACCGGCGCCGCCGATCTGCGCTTGCGCGCGCGTATGGCATTGCTGGATGCCGCGCCGCTGGCACTGCAGCTGGATGACGCGAAACTCGAAGGCAAAGTCCCCCATCTCGAGGTAGCCGGGATGCGCGTCGACGACAGCCGCTTGAACCTGAGCTTCGCTGGCCGCGTGGACCAGCAGTCCGCCAACTTCGCCGTCGCCGATGGTACGCAACTTCAGGTCGGTGCCCTGACCGGACCGCAGTCGCTCAAGGCGAGCAAGTCCAGCGCCGCTCTCGGCAAGGGTACGTTCGACCTCGGCTATGCGCCCGATACACGCGCCACTCTGCAACTCAATGCGCCGCTGAAACTGGCCGTGGGCGAACTGCGCCAGCCCCACGTCAAACCCCTTTCCTGGAATGCCATCGGGACGCTGGCGGCGAGCCTCGACAGCCAGCAGTTCAAGGGCCGCCTGTTGAACAGCGGCGGCCTGAATGCCGACGTCGATCTGAACAACTCGGCAAAGCAGGGCGCTGCCCTGGTCGCACGCCATCCGGAATTCTTCCTGCGCAGCGGCAATCCACTGGAAAAATCCCTCGCCGACTGGCCGGCGCTACTCAGCCTGAATAACGGCAAGGCCAGCTTCGACCTGAGCTGGCGCCTGCCGCCGGGCAGCTCGCCGCAAAGCCTGGACCTCAATCTGCGCGGGCAAGGTCTGGACGGCGTGTACGACCGCAGCGAAGTCCACGGCCTCGACCTCCAGGCGAAATTCGCCCTGAAGGGCTCGCAGATGGAACTGCAACTGCCGCAGGTGAAAGTCGCCTCGCTCAACCCCGGCGTGACGCTGGGCCCGCTGTCCCTGCAGGGCAACTACAAGGGCTCACTCGAGGCGCCGCTGGGCGGGCGGGTCGACTGGCAGCAGGCGGAGCTGGCGCTGTTCAATGGCCGCGCCTGGCTGCCGGCCGGTGCCGTGGATCTTTCGACCCGCGGGCAGGGTCTGACCCTGAAGCTGGAAGGGCTGGCGCTGGAGACGATCCTGGCGGCCTACCCGGCGGAAGGGTTGTCCGGCACCGGCATCATCGACGGCAACCTGCCGCTGGGCCTGCACGACGGCAAGCTGGTCATCCAGGGTGGGGAAGTGGCCGCACGGCAGCCGGGCGTCCTGCAATTCCGTTCGGAAAAGATCCGCTCGTTGGGCCAGAGCAACCCGGCCATGCAGCTGGTGGCCACGGCCATCGACGATTTCCGTTACGACAAGCTGAGCAGCCGCGTGGATTATGATGAATCCGGCAAGCTGCTCCTCGCCCTGAGCCTGAGCGGGCGCAATCCCGCGCTGGAGCAGGGCCGGCCGATCAACCTCAACGTCAACCTGGAGGAGAACGTGCCCAAGCTGCTCACCAGCCTGCAACTGAGCGACCGGGTCAGCGACACCATTCGCAAGCGCGTGCAGGAACGCCTGCGCAACGACCCGGCCGCCGCGCCATGA
- a CDS encoding MFS transporter, whose protein sequence is MRWGPYFAVCAAVISIGLALGLTMPLVSLRLEGWGYGSFAIGVMASTPAVGVLLGAMIAGRLAARVGTPLLMRICLISGAFSVGLLALLQSYPIWLILRLLIGVQLTVVFILGESWINQLAIEKWRGRLVALYGTGYALSQLSGPVLLTFIGTADNRGFWFGVCLLIGGALLLLGRTGAPKVDPHSASGRGLFGFCANLPAIAWAVVLFAGFEAMILTLLPVYGIQQGFTQSVALAMVSTVVVGDALLQLPIGWLADRVSRQTLFKGCGIVLFLSSLGIPLLLHHAAIWPVLVLFGAAAGGLFTLSLILIGERYRDDALVRANAHIAQLWGIGCLIGPLATGAASQWISGHALPLVMALGAAGFVVLVSYRGLPPAMRATDAELQQERS, encoded by the coding sequence ATGCGTTGGGGTCCCTATTTTGCTGTGTGTGCTGCCGTGATCAGCATTGGTCTGGCCTTGGGCCTGACCATGCCGCTGGTCTCTCTGCGTCTGGAAGGCTGGGGCTACGGTAGCTTCGCCATCGGTGTCATGGCGTCCACGCCAGCCGTGGGCGTGCTGCTGGGCGCGATGATTGCCGGCCGTCTTGCCGCGCGGGTCGGCACCCCGTTGCTGATGCGCATCTGCCTGATCTCGGGCGCTTTCTCGGTTGGCCTGCTGGCGCTGCTGCAGAGCTATCCGATCTGGCTGATCCTGCGCCTGCTGATCGGCGTGCAGCTGACCGTGGTGTTCATCCTCGGCGAAAGCTGGATCAACCAGCTGGCCATCGAGAAATGGCGCGGCCGCCTGGTCGCCCTGTACGGCACCGGCTATGCGCTGAGCCAGCTGTCCGGCCCGGTGCTGCTGACGTTCATCGGTACCGCCGACAACCGTGGCTTCTGGTTCGGCGTCTGCCTGCTGATCGGCGGTGCGTTGCTGCTGCTGGGCCGCACCGGCGCGCCCAAGGTCGACCCGCACAGTGCCTCCGGACGCGGGCTGTTCGGCTTCTGCGCGAACCTGCCGGCGATTGCCTGGGCGGTTGTGCTGTTCGCCGGTTTCGAGGCAATGATCCTGACGTTGCTGCCCGTCTACGGCATCCAGCAGGGCTTCACGCAATCGGTGGCGCTGGCGATGGTCAGCACCGTGGTGGTCGGCGACGCGCTGCTGCAGTTGCCCATCGGCTGGCTGGCCGACCGCGTCTCCCGGCAGACGCTGTTCAAGGGCTGCGGCATCGTGCTGTTCCTCAGCAGCCTGGGCATTCCGCTGCTGCTGCACCACGCTGCCATCTGGCCGGTGCTGGTGCTCTTCGGTGCGGCGGCGGGCGGGCTGTTCACCCTGTCGCTGATCCTTATCGGCGAGCGCTACCGGGACGACGCGCTGGTGCGCGCCAATGCGCACATTGCCCAGCTCTGGGGGATTGGCTGCCTGATCGGCCCCTTGGCTACCGGCGCCGCCAGCCAGTGGATCAGCGGCCATGCGCTGCCGTTGGTGATGGCGCTGGGAGCCGCCGGGTTCGTCGTGCTGGTCTCCTACCGTGGCCTGCCGCCGGCAATGCGGGCGACCGACGCGGAGCTGCAGCAGGAGCGCTCCTAG
- a CDS encoding FAD-binding oxidoreductase, with product MNARVHQPVHTDRHAPSYYAASVNRRLEVPPLAGEEKADVCIIGGGFSGLNTAIELAERGLSVILLEAHQIGWGASGRNGGQLIRGVGHGLEQFEPVIGADGVHALKLMGLEAVEIVRRRVEQYKIDCDLTWGYCDLANKPSDVEGFQEDFDELKSLGYRHELRLVPQEQMRSIVGSDFYVGGMVDMGSGHLHPLNLALGEAAAAQSLGVKLFENSAVTAIDYGSEVRVRTAGGSVRAKSLVIACNAYQNRLNPYLDGKVLPAGSYVIATEPLSAEQAHALLPQNMAVCDQRVALDYYRLSADNRLLFGGACHYSGRDPADIAAYMQPKMLKVFPHLANVRIDYQWGGMIGIGANRLPQIGRLPDQPNVYFAQAYAGHGVNATHLAGKLLAEAIAGQQGSGFELFAKVPHITFPGGQLLRSPLLALGMAWYRFKEALSG from the coding sequence ATGAACGCCCGCGTTCACCAGCCGGTGCACACCGACCGTCACGCCCCGTCCTACTACGCCGCGAGCGTCAATCGCCGCCTCGAAGTACCGCCCCTGGCCGGTGAGGAAAAGGCCGACGTGTGCATCATCGGTGGAGGCTTCTCAGGGCTGAACACGGCCATCGAGCTGGCCGAGCGCGGACTCTCGGTGATCCTGCTGGAAGCCCACCAGATCGGCTGGGGCGCCAGCGGCCGCAACGGCGGCCAACTGATCCGCGGCGTTGGCCATGGTCTGGAGCAGTTCGAGCCGGTCATCGGTGCCGATGGCGTGCATGCGCTGAAACTGATGGGCCTGGAAGCGGTAGAGATCGTCCGCCGCCGTGTCGAGCAGTACAAGATCGACTGCGACCTGACCTGGGGCTATTGCGACCTGGCCAACAAGCCCTCCGACGTCGAAGGCTTCCAGGAAGACTTCGACGAGCTGAAGAGCCTCGGCTATCGCCACGAACTGCGCCTGGTGCCGCAAGAGCAGATGCGCTCCATCGTCGGTTCCGACTTCTACGTCGGCGGCATGGTCGATATGGGCTCCGGCCATCTGCACCCGCTCAACCTCGCCCTGGGCGAGGCCGCCGCAGCGCAGAGCCTGGGCGTGAAACTGTTCGAGAATTCCGCCGTCACCGCCATCGACTATGGCAGCGAGGTGCGCGTGCGCACCGCTGGCGGCAGCGTGCGCGCCAAATCCCTGGTGATCGCCTGCAACGCCTACCAGAACCGTCTGAATCCCTACCTGGACGGCAAGGTGCTGCCCGCCGGCAGCTACGTCATCGCGACCGAGCCGCTGTCCGCCGAACAGGCCCACGCCCTGCTGCCGCAGAACATGGCGGTGTGCGACCAGCGTGTAGCGCTGGACTACTACCGCCTTTCCGCCGACAACCGCCTGCTGTTCGGCGGCGCCTGCCATTACTCCGGCCGTGACCCGGCGGATATCGCCGCCTACATGCAACCGAAGATGCTCAAGGTGTTCCCGCACCTGGCCAACGTGCGCATCGACTACCAGTGGGGCGGCATGATCGGCATCGGCGCCAACCGCCTGCCGCAGATCGGTCGCCTGCCGGACCAGCCCAACGTGTACTTCGCCCAGGCCTATGCCGGCCACGGAGTGAACGCCACGCACCTGGCCGGCAAGCTGCTCGCCGAGGCCATCGCCGGGCAGCAGGGCAGCGGCTTCGAGCTGTTCGCCAAGGTCCCGCACATCACCTTCCCTGGCGGCCAGCTGCTGCGCTCGCCGCTGCTGGCGCTGGGCATGGCCTGGTACCGGTTCAAGGAAGCGCTGTCGGGCTGA
- a CDS encoding phospholipase D family protein codes for MASLLPRFLLLILLALGGCASAPPPEPSHVLPVQGTTLDNEISERAAAHPGLSGFHLLASSVDAFLARAELIRKAQRSLDIQYYIVHDGLTTRALIRELLKAADRGVRVRILIDDTSSDGWDYELGTLAAHPNIQVRLFNPLHLGRSTGVTRNLGRLFNLSEQHRRMHNKLLLADNSVAIVGGRNLGDEYFDAKAEMNFSDLDLMGVGPVAQSLGQSFDQYWNSRISRPIEDYLWSEPDLDELQNVRHSLDRYLAKERVKRNGYIARLNRNSDRPHLQNWLDELVWAQGKAVWDTPLKVLDQGEPNAEQLLSAQLQPLFDGVSKELILVSAYFVPTSAGVDYLTQRAGQGVSVRLLTNSLEATDVPAVHAGYAPYRLALLEHGVKLYELRADPDQRQSGAPWMVRGSSSASLHSKAAVFDQQKVFVGSLNFDPRSVLWNTEVGIIVDSPELADQVRRLALASMSPKVSYQVKIAPNSDPPKLVWIEERNGRLVEIDREPGNTWRRLNAWIAGAIGLEKML; via the coding sequence ATGGCCTCGTTGCTTCCACGCTTCCTTCTGCTGATCCTGCTGGCCCTCGGTGGCTGCGCCAGTGCGCCCCCGCCGGAGCCTTCGCACGTGCTGCCGGTGCAGGGCACCACGCTGGACAATGAGATCAGCGAGCGCGCTGCGGCTCACCCAGGCCTGTCCGGCTTCCACCTGCTGGCTTCCAGCGTCGACGCCTTTCTCGCGCGCGCCGAACTGATCCGCAAGGCCCAGCGCAGTCTCGACATCCAGTACTACATCGTGCACGACGGCCTGACCACCCGCGCGCTGATCCGCGAGCTGCTCAAGGCGGCCGACCGCGGCGTGCGTGTGCGCATCCTCATCGACGACACCAGCAGCGACGGCTGGGACTATGAGCTGGGCACCCTGGCGGCCCATCCCAACATCCAGGTACGCCTGTTCAACCCGCTGCACCTGGGCCGCAGCACCGGCGTCACGCGCAACCTCGGGCGCCTGTTCAACCTCTCCGAACAGCATCGGCGCATGCACAACAAGCTGCTGCTGGCGGACAACAGCGTAGCCATCGTCGGTGGCCGCAACCTGGGCGACGAGTACTTCGACGCCAAGGCCGAGATGAACTTCAGCGATCTCGACCTTATGGGCGTCGGCCCGGTCGCCCAGTCGCTTGGACAAAGCTTCGACCAATACTGGAATAGCCGTATCAGTCGGCCCATCGAGGATTACCTGTGGAGCGAACCGGACCTCGATGAGTTGCAAAATGTCCGCCATTCGCTGGATCGCTACCTGGCCAAGGAGCGGGTCAAACGCAATGGCTACATCGCCCGGCTCAACCGCAACAGCGACCGGCCACACCTGCAGAACTGGCTGGACGAGCTGGTCTGGGCGCAGGGCAAGGCCGTCTGGGACACGCCGTTGAAGGTGCTCGATCAGGGCGAGCCGAACGCGGAACAACTGCTCAGCGCCCAGTTGCAACCGCTGTTCGACGGGGTATCGAAGGAGCTGATCCTGGTCTCGGCCTACTTCGTGCCAACCAGCGCCGGGGTCGACTACCTGACCCAGCGGGCCGGCCAGGGTGTCAGCGTGCGGCTGCTGACCAACTCACTCGAAGCCACCGACGTACCGGCCGTGCATGCGGGCTACGCACCCTATCGCCTGGCGTTGCTGGAGCACGGAGTGAAACTTTATGAGTTGCGTGCCGATCCGGATCAGCGCCAATCCGGCGCACCGTGGATGGTGCGCGGCTCCAGCAGCGCCAGCCTGCACAGCAAGGCAGCGGTGTTCGATCAGCAGAAGGTGTTCGTCGGCTCGCTGAACTTCGATCCGCGTTCGGTACTCTGGAACACCGAAGTCGGCATCATCGTCGACAGCCCGGAGCTGGCCGACCAGGTGCGCCGGCTCGCATTGGCCAGTATGTCGCCCAAGGTCAGCTACCAGGTGAAGATCGCACCCAACAGCGATCCGCCGAAGCTGGTCTGGATCGAAGAGCGTAACGGCAGGCTGGTGGAAATCGACCGCGAGCCAGGCAACACCTGGCGCCGGCTCAACGCGTGGATCGCCGGCGCCATCGGCCTGGAGAAGATGCTCTAG